From a region of the Acidicapsa acidisoli genome:
- a CDS encoding class I SAM-dependent methyltransferase translates to MGRKRLLTGLKVKDGFMRHPFDIQHKVQTSGLVRGPHLATGHPHDQHTTAYYGIAPSVLEKLCALWRATDLVAPPEDYSFVDIGAGMGRGLLIASRMPFREVIGVELHPDLAEIAQKNIDKWQASGRARCPMRIVCQDVTEFEFPDNPCVAYMFNPFGEAVLQLLAWHLEAQFAARPGQLDLIYANDECADLLVENPRWARLWRGRVPLSAEDEAADKAILNHQPEGEYAWSTEEPCSIFRWVGSRRA, encoded by the coding sequence ATGGGACGCAAGCGGCTTTTGACCGGACTCAAGGTCAAGGATGGCTTCATGCGCCATCCCTTCGATATCCAGCACAAGGTGCAGACCAGCGGACTGGTTCGAGGGCCACATCTTGCCACCGGGCATCCGCACGACCAGCACACGACCGCGTATTATGGCATTGCCCCCTCGGTGCTCGAAAAGCTGTGCGCGTTATGGCGCGCGACGGACCTGGTGGCACCTCCCGAAGACTATTCTTTTGTGGATATCGGCGCAGGAATGGGGCGCGGGCTGTTGATCGCGTCGCGTATGCCCTTTCGCGAGGTGATTGGCGTCGAGCTGCATCCGGATCTGGCTGAGATTGCGCAAAAGAACATCGACAAGTGGCAAGCCTCGGGGCGGGCGCGCTGTCCGATGCGGATCGTCTGCCAGGATGTAACGGAGTTCGAATTCCCAGACAATCCTTGTGTGGCGTACATGTTCAATCCCTTTGGAGAGGCTGTGCTGCAGTTGTTGGCCTGGCATCTGGAAGCGCAGTTTGCCGCGCGGCCGGGGCAACTGGATCTGATCTATGCCAACGACGAATGCGCGGATCTGCTGGTCGAGAATCCCAGGTGGGCGCGGCTATGGCGCGGGCGCGTGCCTCTCTCCGCCGAGGACGAGGCTGCGGATAAGGCCATTCTGAATCACCAGCCGGAGGGCGAGTATGCGTGGAGCACGGAGGAGCCTTGCTCGATCTTTCGCTGGGTGGGCTCCAGACGCGCCTGA